Proteins encoded together in one Streptomyces sp. NBC_01216 window:
- a CDS encoding GNAT family N-acetyltransferase, which translates to MTLTFALDPPVTPALRDGILRLWADVSDAGGAVGFVPPVHVEEIRPELVRHLAAMAEGRMRLVVGCEGDGTVAATAFVAFNTHRLMKHWVWLYTVMVHPSRQGRGDGRDLMAAVEREVRGFGTVDAIRLTCRGGTGVDRFYASCGYKEVGRVPGAIRVADGDDRDDIVMLLPLA; encoded by the coding sequence ATGACCCTTACGTTCGCCCTCGATCCGCCCGTCACTCCCGCCTTGCGGGACGGCATCCTGCGCCTGTGGGCGGACGTCTCCGACGCGGGCGGCGCCGTCGGCTTCGTCCCGCCCGTGCACGTCGAGGAGATCCGGCCCGAGCTGGTCCGGCATCTGGCGGCGATGGCCGAGGGCCGGATGCGCCTGGTCGTCGGATGCGAGGGTGACGGCACCGTGGCCGCCACGGCCTTCGTCGCCTTCAACACGCACCGGCTCATGAAGCACTGGGTGTGGCTCTACACCGTCATGGTCCACCCCTCCCGGCAGGGCCGGGGGGACGGGCGGGACCTGATGGCCGCCGTCGAACGTGAGGTGCGCGGCTTCGGGACGGTCGACGCGATCCGGCTCACCTGCCGGGGCGGCACCGGAGTCGACCGCTTCTACGCCTCCTGCGGATACAAGGAGGTCGGACGGGTGCCCGGTGCGATCCGGGTCGCGGACGGCGACGACCGGGACGACATCGTCATGCTGCTCCCGCTGGCCTGA
- a CDS encoding DUF4229 domain-containing protein produces MSESRTATLQYTVMRLGVFAGCFLVLWGLVSFGLLPRGLGDSNLLWVLLLSIVISAPLSFVLLRRQRDAMSEQIVAKVDRAKGRLESNRSQEDVL; encoded by the coding sequence GTGTCCGAGAGCAGGACCGCCACCCTCCAGTACACGGTGATGCGCCTCGGCGTCTTCGCCGGCTGCTTCCTCGTGCTGTGGGGCCTGGTCTCCTTCGGCCTGCTCCCGCGGGGCCTGGGCGACTCCAACCTGCTGTGGGTCCTCCTCCTGTCCATCGTGATCTCCGCCCCGCTCAGCTTCGTGCTGCTGCGCCGGCAGCGGGACGCGATGTCCGAGCAGATCGTGGCCAAGGTCGACCGCGCCAAGGGCCGCCTGGAGTCGAACCGCTCCCAGGAGGACGTGCTGTGA
- a CDS encoding dicarboxylate/amino acid:cation symporter: MSASASAPEAKPKLSSRLSKVPFWVQIVAGLVLGVVLGWVTRTHDIPWLYTTLDKVGHLFVQLLKLAVAPLVFFAILVSITNLRKVNNAARLASRTLLWFMITSLIAVAIGLTIGLITDPGAGTGLTPKDGKAPEHAGSWLDFLTGIVPTDVITPFTELNVLQIVFMAAVAGIAALKLGDRAQPILTLSESVLELLQKALWWVIRLAPLGTVGLIGYAIADYGWDLIGKYATFTADVYIGCALVLFGVYPLLLATVAKVNPLRFFKGAWPAIQLAFVSRSSVGTMPVTQKVTERLGVPKEYASFAVPFGATTKMDGCAAIYPALAAIFIAQIFGVQLGIGDYLLIAFVSVVGSAATAGLTGATVMLTLTLSTLGLPLEGVGLLLAIDPILDMVRTATNVAGQALIPVLVSAREKILDVDAYDNASSSPVEEREPLAVAA, encoded by the coding sequence GTGTCCGCGTCCGCGTCCGCCCCCGAGGCGAAGCCGAAGCTCTCCTCCCGCCTGTCCAAGGTCCCCTTCTGGGTCCAGATCGTCGCCGGCCTGGTGCTCGGCGTCGTCCTCGGCTGGGTCACCCGCACCCATGACATCCCGTGGCTCTACACCACCCTGGACAAGGTCGGCCATCTCTTCGTCCAGCTCCTGAAGCTGGCCGTCGCCCCGCTGGTCTTCTTCGCGATCCTGGTCTCGATCACCAACCTGCGGAAGGTGAACAACGCCGCCCGGCTCGCCTCCCGCACCCTGCTGTGGTTCATGATCACGTCGCTGATCGCGGTCGCCATCGGCCTCACGATCGGACTGATCACCGACCCGGGCGCCGGTACCGGCCTCACACCGAAGGACGGCAAGGCACCCGAACACGCCGGCTCCTGGCTCGACTTCCTGACCGGCATCGTCCCGACGGACGTCATCACGCCCTTCACCGAGCTGAACGTCCTCCAGATCGTCTTCATGGCCGCCGTCGCCGGCATCGCCGCGCTCAAGCTCGGCGACAGGGCCCAGCCGATCCTCACCCTGTCCGAGTCCGTCCTGGAGCTCCTCCAGAAGGCCCTGTGGTGGGTCATCCGGCTCGCCCCGCTCGGCACCGTCGGCCTCATCGGCTACGCCATCGCCGACTACGGCTGGGACCTCATCGGCAAGTACGCGACCTTCACCGCCGACGTCTACATCGGCTGCGCGCTGGTCCTCTTCGGCGTCTACCCGCTGCTGCTCGCCACGGTCGCCAAGGTCAACCCGCTCCGCTTCTTCAAGGGCGCCTGGCCCGCCATCCAGCTGGCCTTCGTCTCCCGCTCCTCGGTCGGCACCATGCCGGTCACCCAGAAGGTCACCGAGCGCCTCGGCGTCCCCAAGGAGTACGCCTCCTTCGCCGTGCCGTTCGGAGCCACCACCAAGATGGACGGCTGCGCCGCGATCTACCCGGCCCTCGCCGCGATCTTCATCGCGCAGATCTTCGGTGTGCAGCTCGGCATCGGCGACTACCTGCTGATCGCCTTCGTCTCCGTCGTCGGCTCGGCCGCCACAGCCGGTCTGACCGGTGCGACCGTCATGCTGACGCTGACCCTGTCCACCCTGGGACTCCCGCTCGAAGGCGTCGGACTGCTCCTGGCGATCGACCCGATCCTCGACATGGTCCGCACGGCCACCAACGTCGCCGGACAGGCATTGATCCCGGTGCTCGTCTCCGCCCGCGAGAAGATCCTCGACGTCGACGCGTACGACAACGCCTCCTCCTCCCCGGTCGAGGAGCGCGAGCCGCTGGCCGTCGCCGCCTGA
- a CDS encoding DUF397 domain-containing protein translates to MRVARRDLSGATWRKSTYSNGQGGDCVEVADGVPRAVPVRDSKNPEGPVLLVAAPAWAAFVAHLKGL, encoded by the coding sequence ATGCGTGTTGCACGACGCGACCTGAGCGGCGCCACATGGCGCAAGAGCACCTACAGCAACGGACAGGGCGGCGACTGCGTCGAGGTCGCCGACGGCGTCCCCCGCGCCGTCCCCGTCCGCGACAGCAAGAATCCCGAGGGGCCCGTCCTGCTCGTGGCCGCGCCCGCCTGGGCGGCCTTCGTGGCGCATCTCAAGGGTCTCTGA
- a CDS encoding helix-turn-helix domain-containing protein, protein MPAPKELDPSASLAALYGTKLRKLRGRARLTQRQLGDRVPIAHSRIAQFELGNEVPPEDVNGKLDLILGADGDLVDLWGHLRRTPYPDWARRYMALEPRAVKMLKYMAQAVPGLWQTEDYARAVLRTSRPRDSEGEIEKLVSARLERQAILCRESPPLFWCIVDEAVLRRPVGGPVVMAEQLDRLLALATTPHAVLQVLPFGAGEHPVMGGSLTLLAFDRGPDVAYTESSHSGELVEAQEEVAAYALAYDLLQAKALAPDESLNLVRSVVEEYRACVLHDAT, encoded by the coding sequence GTGCCCGCACCGAAGGAACTCGACCCGTCGGCGTCCCTGGCCGCGTTGTACGGCACGAAACTGCGCAAGCTCCGGGGCCGGGCCCGGCTCACCCAACGGCAACTCGGCGACCGGGTACCGATCGCCCACAGCCGGATCGCCCAGTTCGAACTGGGCAACGAGGTACCGCCCGAGGACGTGAACGGAAAGCTGGACCTGATCCTGGGGGCCGACGGGGACCTGGTCGACCTGTGGGGGCATCTGCGGCGGACGCCGTACCCGGACTGGGCGCGCAGATACATGGCGTTGGAGCCCCGAGCGGTGAAGATGCTGAAGTACATGGCGCAGGCGGTGCCGGGCCTCTGGCAGACGGAGGACTACGCACGGGCGGTCCTGCGGACCAGCCGACCCCGCGACAGCGAGGGGGAGATCGAGAAACTGGTCTCGGCGAGGCTGGAGCGGCAGGCGATCCTGTGCCGGGAGAGCCCGCCGCTGTTCTGGTGCATCGTGGACGAGGCGGTGCTCCGCCGCCCGGTAGGGGGCCCGGTCGTGATGGCCGAGCAACTCGATCGCCTGCTCGCCCTCGCGACGACGCCCCACGCCGTGCTGCAGGTACTCCCGTTCGGGGCGGGGGAGCACCCCGTCATGGGCGGATCACTCACGCTGCTCGCGTTCGACCGAGGGCCGGACGTGGCCTACACGGAGAGCTCGCACTCGGGCGAACTCGTCGAGGCGCAGGAAGAAGTGGCCGCATACGCGCTCGCCTACGATCTGCTGCAAGCGAAGGCCCTGGCCCCCGACGAGTCACTGAACCTCGTCCGTTCTGTTGTGGAGGAGTACCGAGCATGCGTGTTGCACGACGCGACCTGA